The DNA window CCGTCCTGGATACCAACTGCGACCCCGACGTCGTCGACTACCCGATCCCGGGCAACGACGATGCGATCCGCAGCGCCGCCCTGCTCACCAAGGTCGTCGCCTCCGCCGTCGCCGAGGGCCTGCAGGCCCGCGCCGGTGCCGGTTCGGACAAGGACGCCAAGCCGGAGGCTGCCGCGGGCGAGCCGCTCGCGGAGTGGGAGCAGGAGCTCCTCTCGCAGGCCGCACCGGCCGCCGAGGGCGAAGCCCCGGCCGCGGACGCTCAGCAGTCCTAGTCGACTCGGCCCCGACCTCACCGGTCGGGGCCGTTTCGCTCACCTGCTTCGCCAGGTCTCCGCGCGAACCGTAGAGCCTGGCATCCGAAACTCATCCGAGGAGGATCGCCCCCCATGGCGAACTACACCGCCGCCGACGTCAAGCGGCTCCGCGAGCTCACCGGCTCCGGCATGATGGACTGCAAGAACGCTCTCACCGAGACCGACGGTGACTTCGACAAGGCCGTCGAGCTGCTGCGCATCAAGGGCGCCAAGGACGTGGGCAAGCGCGCCGAGCGCACCACGGCCGAGGGCCTGGTCGTGGCCAAGGACGGCGTCATGATCGAGATCAACGCCGAGACCGACTTCGTCGCCAAGAACGCCGAGTTCCAGGCGCTGGCCGACACGATCGTCACCGCGGCTGCTTCGGCCAAGCCGGCCGATCTCGAAGCGCTCAAGGCCATCGACGTCGACGGCAAGACCGTCGAGAACCTGGTCCAGGAGCTGTCCGCCAAGATCGGCGAGAAGCTCGAGCTGCGCCGCGTCGTCTCCTTCGACGGCCCCGTGGCCACCTACCTGCACAAGCG is part of the Rhodococcus sp. SGAir0479 genome and encodes:
- the tsf gene encoding translation elongation factor Ts; this translates as MANYTAADVKRLRELTGSGMMDCKNALTETDGDFDKAVELLRIKGAKDVGKRAERTTAEGLVVAKDGVMIEINAETDFVAKNAEFQALADTIVTAAASAKPADLEALKAIDVDGKTVENLVQELSAKIGEKLELRRVVSFDGPVATYLHKRASDLPPAVGVLVEYTGEGDAAAEAARGAAMQVAALKAKYVTRDEVPADVVENERRIAEQTAKEEGKPEAALPKIVEGRVNGYYKDVVLTEQSSVTDSKKTVKALLDEAGATVVRFARFEVGAS